Proteins encoded in a region of the Uloborus diversus isolate 005 chromosome 1, Udiv.v.3.1, whole genome shotgun sequence genome:
- the LOC129229290 gene encoding zinc finger protein 26-like, with protein sequence MAISTLIPASSMKFTENQQACIVLQKLWSQREAGRFCDVVLHVQGQKFQAHRNVLAAYSPYFDSVLKTHKVIKEQITVTCQNLDAFELLLNYMYTGAVVIDKNNVSELLRLSNHFLVIKLKNYCAEYLDRYLDPSNCLTVKDMAEKYNLPILQKNASAFIHNHILEVFEQSEILDFNFTKLEAFLKEKQAVIPPHILFSFICKWIEHDITDRENDLQTLLTFMSWDSIDRHYLEDHIKSRVLLQSSSKCMYLVLVCLEENKVELPEFQNLYSSLKTQFGPNGTKIDSNNFANIAISDGLQNHSKDSGGDENTPITVAPLERDQVKEKNTIVPPSEVPASKESFDNETSNSSFDDIAGDCGGALDFDDDSDSSGTEVQQEEEPPAPVTNQKSTPKKSKQKTQPLKATMTTRKSTQRRKVPPIKITRKAGTISAKQATKNVKNSKESNETALVPALDKTNSQLAKKHYISETDTDDDEEDDIDDGSSSATDSSVEESVNGHSNKNKWKDGVKCPSCSYIAHSSVRLEQHVSRIHAKDVTYKCKVCDFTCKWNREYYSHMKSHFTGPPFRCETCEYTCDRIQFLLSHRMRHTDERPFKCDECDHRCRTKANLDCHMRCHTGEKPYQCEHCERRFAIKASLDQHLASHREDRPFLCDTCGFSTKYQSHLFSHKRIHTGDVFRCHFPNCKYSTPKKSQLGSHHRTHTAVRSHICSICGRAFIEKSHLVRHERIHLNEKPFKCEHCDYCSSRRDKLKEHFRKHHGENATAKGPYRPRKQRRQGYDPNAYSPSHKNVESENNQFQPQPHIELHTTISAINNNPPPAPVVYSYESSHPESLHNHAALTLQQLGAAAHNYQVAFMEQRHHQPHHHHQHVAHQHPHAGHPHVGPAPPSAVPAMMPDQSRVNVVAVSSHDGTNVVQPPEFSPFMSFM encoded by the coding sequence ATGGCAATATCAACATTAATTCCCGCTAGTTCAATGAAGTTTACGGAAAACCAGCAGGCATGTAttgtacttcaaaaattatggagCCAACGTGAAGCAGGCCGCTTTTGCGACGTTGTGCTCCATGTTCAGGGGCAAAAATTTCAAGCCCATCGAAATGTTTTAGCAGCATACAGTCCCTATTTTGATTCTGTTCTGAAAACTCACAAAGTAATAAAAGAACAAATCACAGTTACGTGTCAAAATTTAGATGCATTCGAATTGCTGTTGAACTACATGTATACTGGTGCTGTTGTGattgataaaaataatgtttctgaaTTATTGCGATTATCAAATCATTTCCTTGttatcaaattgaaaaattactgtGCAGAATATTTAGATAGGTATCTAGATCCATCAAATTGCTTGACTGTTAAAGATATGGCCGAGAAGTATAATTtacctattttacaaaaaaatgcatctGCATTCATTCATAATCACATCCTTGAGGTTTTTGAGCAAAGTGAAATTTTGGATTTCAACTTCACAAAATTGGAAGCATTTCTCAAAGAAAAACAGGCTGTTATCCCTCCGCACATTTTGTTCAGTTTCATATGTAAATGGATCGAACACGATATTACTGACAGGGAAAATGACCTGCAAACTTTATTAACATTCATGAGTTGGGATTCCATTGACCGTCATTATTTAGAAGACCATATAAAATCAAGAGTGTTACTGCAGAGTAGTTCAAAATGCATGTATCTGGTTTTAGTCTGTTTAGAGGAAAACAAAGTAGAACTTCCTGAATTCCAAAATCTATATTCTTCTTTGAAAACCCAGTTTGGTCCAAATGGTACCAAAATTGACAGTAATAATTTTGCAAACATTGCTATTTCTGATGGCTTGCAAAATCATTCTAAAGATTCTGGAGGAGATGAAAATACTCCTATTACAGTTGCTCCTTTAGAAAGAGACcaagttaaggaaaaaaataccatAGTGCCTCCATCTGAGGTGCCTGCTAGTAAAGAATCTTTTGATAATGAAACCAGCAACAGTAGTTTTGATGATATTGCTGGTGACTGTGGTGGTGCTTTAGATTTTGATGATGATAGTGATAGTTCTGGTACAGAAGTTCAACAAGAAGAGGAACCTCCAGCCCCTGTGACCAATCAAAAGTCTACACCCAAGAAATCAAAGCAGAAAACTCAGCCCTTAAAGGCTACTATGACTACTAGGAAATCTACTCAGCGACGAAAAGTGCCACCTATCAAAATAACTCGTAAAGCTGGCACTATTTCTGCAAAGCAAGCTACCAAgaatgttaaaaattcaaaagaatcaaATGAAACTGCACTAGTTCCTGCTCTTGATAAAACAAATAGCCAACTAGCTAAGAAGCATTATATATCGGAAACTGATACTGATGATGATGAGGAAGATGACATAGATGATGGGAGCTCAAGTGCTACTGATTCTAGTGTTGAGGAATCTGTAAATGGCCACAGTAACAAGAACAAGTGGAAAGATGGAGTGAAGTGCCCTAGCTGTTCATATATTGCCCATAGCTCTGTGAGGTTAGAGCAACATGTATCACGCATTCATGCAAAAGATGTCACCTACAAGTGCAAAGTGTGCGATTTTACCTGCAAATGGAATAGGGAATATTATTCTCACATGAAAAGCCACTTTACGGGTCCACCATTTCGTTGCGAAACGTGTGAATACACGTGCGACAGAATCCAGTTTTTGCTGTCGCATCGAATGAGACATACTGATGAAAGACCATTCAAATGTGATGAATGTGATCACAGATGCAGAACAAAAGCCAATTTGGACTGTCATATGAGATGCCATACGGGAGAAAAACCTTATCAGTGTGAACATTGTGAACGACGCTTTGCTATTAAAGCTAGTTTAGATCAACATCTTGCTTCTCATCGTGAAGATAGGCCATTTTTATGCGACACATGCGGCTTCAGTACAAAGTATCAATCTCACTTATTTTCGCACAAGAGAATTCACACTGGTGATGTGTTTCGTTGTCATTTTCCTAACTGCAAGTACAGCACACCGAAAAAGAGCCAGTTAGGATCTCATCATAGAACTCATACTGCCGTTCGGTCTCACATTTGCTCGATATGTGGCCGTGCTTTTATCGAAAAAAGTCATCTGGTGAGGCATGAAAGaattcatttaaatgaaaaaccttttaaatgtGAGCATTGCGATTATTGTAGTTCCCGTCGAGATAAATTGAAGGAGCATTTTAGAAAACATCATGGTGAGAACGCCACTGCTAAAGGTCCATATCGTCCTCGAAAGCAAAGGAGGCAAGGATATGATCCTAATGCCTATTCACCATCGCACAAAAATGTCGAGTCTGAAAATAACCAGTTTCAGCCTCAACCGCACATTGAATTGCATACGACTATTTCTGCAATTAATAACAACCCACCTCCTGCACCCGTTGTGTATAGTTATGAATCATCTCATCCAGAATCACTTCATAACCATGCTGCTCTAACTCTGCAGCAACTAGGAGCTGCAGCACATAATTATCAAGTAGCATTTATGGAACAAAGACATCATCAGCCACATCATCATCATCAGCATGTTGCTCATCAACATCCTCATGCTGGTCATCCACATGTCGGACCAGCTCCTCCATCTGCAGTTCCCGCCATGATGCCTGATCAAAGTAGAGTTAACGTTGTGGCTGTCAGTTCACATGATGGGACAAACGTAGTTCAGCCACCCGAGTTCAGTCCTTTTATGTCGTTTATGTGA